GAAGACATCTCCCTACAGGAGCTTGGAGGTCCTGAAGTGCATGCACAGTATTCCGGGAGTGCAGACCTAATTGCTGAAAATGAAGAGCATGCCAAAGAGCTAGCTGCCCAATTAATTAGTTACCTTCCAAATAACAGTGGTGAGGATCCACCACAAACAGCCGGCCAAGAGCCAAAACATCCATCCAGCGAAATTGATGGAGTCGTTCCCAATGATCCGAACAGAAGTTACGACATGCAGGACGTGATCACTCGAATTATCGACAAAGGCTCGTTACTTGAACTCAGACCCCAATATGGGCAAGAAATTATCACTGCATTTGCTCGTATCGATGGTCGACCGATAGGTATCGTTGCAAACCAGCCAGATCAGCGCGCTGGTGCAATCTTTCCTGATTCGGCTGAGAAGGCAGCTGAGTTTATTTGGACCTGTGACGCATATAATGTTCCATTGTTGTACTTATGCGATACACCTGGGTTTATGGCTGGCTCAAGTGTTGAGCAAGAGGGAATTCTTGAACAAGGTAAAAAGATGATTTATGCTACATCATCTGCAACAGTACCTAAACAGTCAGTGATTGTGCGAAAAGCATACGGAGCAGGCATCTATGCAATGTCGGGACCAGCATACGACCCAGAGTCTACCATTGCACTACCCAGTGGCGAACTGGCAATTATGGGGCCAGAAGCTGCAATAAATGCTGTGTATGCAAATAAACTAGCAGAGATAGATGACGAAGAAAAGCGCAAAGAACGGGAACGAGAACTCAGAGAAGAGTATCGTCGTGATATTGATGTCCGCCGTATGGCAAGCGAAGTAGTGATTGACGAGATTATCCCTCCTTCATCACTTCGTGATGAGCTCATTGCACGGTTTAACTTCTATGAGTCAGTCGAAAAGACATTACCAGATAAAAAACATGGCACGATATTATAACCAACAAGTAGGTGATACACATGCCCGGAAAATATTTTGAGGAATTCGAGATTGGAGAAATTATCAAGCATAATAAGCGACGTACGATCACAGAGAGTGACAATCATCGGTTCTGTGATCTTACGATGAACCAGCAACCATTGCACATTGACCATGCTTTTGCCAATGAGACTCAGTTTGAAGAACCACTTGTTAATGGACTATACACAATGAGCTTAGCGGTTGGTATTTCTGTCCCGGACACAACTGAAGGAACAGCCGTTGCTAACCTTTCATATAACAATGTTGAACACCCAGAACCGGTGTTCCACGGGGATACAATCCGTGTACAGTCTACAGTCACGGATAAGCGGGAAACAAGCGATGGGACC
This portion of the Salinarchaeum sp. IM2453 genome encodes:
- a CDS encoding MaoC family dehydratase, giving the protein MPGKYFEEFEIGEIIKHNKRRTITESDNHRFCDLTMNQQPLHIDHAFANETQFEEPLVNGLYTMSLAVGISVPDTTEGTAVANLSYNNVEHPEPVFHGDTIRVQSTVTDKRETSDGTQGIVTMHVEAFKVNTDEETLVCEFDRTALCHKKSGTNE
- a CDS encoding acyl-CoA carboxylase subunit beta, with the protein product MQVRISDDITEEKAKAVAEAFAMELNGEVTVIDDDGSEIATAEPSSPTADNQQSDLDKSLGPTEREEELVAQIEEIESGGPEKYKKQLPEEGKLFVRDRIDLWFDDGFLFEDGKFAEFDAEDQLPADGLITGGAEFEGRDIHFMANDYTVKRGSMAEKGVEKFLRMQQRALKTGKPVLYLMDSSGGRIDQQTGFFANREGIGKYYYNHSMLSGRVPQICVLYGPCIAGAAYTPVFADFTIMVRNMSAMAIASPRMVEMVTGEDISLQELGGPEVHAQYSGSADLIAENEEHAKELAAQLISYLPNNSGEDPPQTAGQEPKHPSSEIDGVVPNDPNRSYDMQDVITRIIDKGSLLELRPQYGQEIITAFARIDGRPIGIVANQPDQRAGAIFPDSAEKAAEFIWTCDAYNVPLLYLCDTPGFMAGSSVEQEGILEQGKKMIYATSSATVPKQSVIVRKAYGAGIYAMSGPAYDPESTIALPSGELAIMGPEAAINAVYANKLAEIDDEEKRKERERELREEYRRDIDVRRMASEVVIDEIIPPSSLRDELIARFNFYESVEKTLPDKKHGTIL